One part of the Rutidosis leptorrhynchoides isolate AG116_Rl617_1_P2 chromosome 1, CSIRO_AGI_Rlap_v1, whole genome shotgun sequence genome encodes these proteins:
- the LOC139863301 gene encoding translation initiation factor IF3-4, chloroplastic-like isoform X1 codes for MATVTSNCIIPPFKQQPIFLQPKLISTPRLKFSNIYVAVDRITCRYGGGSSSRLQDSERSQHIKSDDDQVLDVSTIRSNTVRLIDDQQNMVGIVPKSVAIQMAEDAELDLVILSPDADPPVVKLMDYNKYKYHQHKKKKEQQKKNAALRMDQKELKMGYNIDVHDYDVRLRAAKKFLKDGDKVKVIVNLKGREKEFRNKAIELMKRFRYDIGELGIEEIKNLMDKNMFMVLIPNKVVVQKEPPPKNKGKSKSIETQVSATV; via the exons ATGGCTACGGTTACTTCCAACTGTATCATCCCGCCTTTTAAACAACAACCAATCTTTTTGCAACCTAAATTAATCTCTACTCCTCGTCTTAAATTTTCAAACATATATGTTGCCGTCGACCGGATCACCTGCCGCTATGGAGGGGGTAGCAGTTCACGTCTACAAGATTCCGAGCGCTCTCAGCATATTAAATCTGACGATGATCAAGTCCTTGATGTCTCCACTATCAG gtcaaatactgtGAGGCTTATAGATGATCAGCAAAATATG GTCGGTATAGTACCTAAAAGTGTTGCTATTCAGATGGCTGAAGATGCTGAACTTGACCTT GTTATATTGTCTCCTGATGCAGATCCACCTGTTGTCAAGTTAATGGATTACAA CAAATATAAATACCATCAACACAAGAAGAAAAAAGAGCAGCAGAAGAAAAATGCTG CTCTTCGTATGGATCAGAAAGAGCTCAAAATGGG TTACAACATTGATGTACACGATTATGACGTTCGTTTGAGAGCTGCTAAAAAATTTCTTAAAGATGGTGACAAG GTTAAAGTTATTGTGAACTTAAAAGGTCGTGAAAAGGAGTTCAGAAATAAGGCCATTGAGCTCATGAAGCGTTTTCGCTATGACATTGGGGAG CTAGGCATTGAAGAAATAAAGAATTTGATGGATAAGAACATGTTTATGGTGTTGATTCCAAACAAGGTTGTGGTACAAAAAGAACCACCACCAAAGAATAaaggaaagtcaaagtcaatcgagaCCCAAGTGTCAGCAACTGTGTGA
- the LOC139863301 gene encoding translation initiation factor IF3-4, chloroplastic-like isoform X2 produces the protein MATVTSNCIIPPFKQQPIFLQPKLISTPRLKFSNIYVAVDRITCRYGGGSSSRLQDSERSQHIKSDDDQVLDVSTIRSNTVRLIDDQQNMVGIVPKSVAIQMAEDAELDLVILSPDADPPVVKLMDYNKYKYHQHKKKKEQQKKNAALRMDQKELKMGYNIDVHDYDVRLRAAKKFLKDGDKVKVIVNLKGREKEFRNKAIELMKRFRYDIGEVASRH, from the exons ATGGCTACGGTTACTTCCAACTGTATCATCCCGCCTTTTAAACAACAACCAATCTTTTTGCAACCTAAATTAATCTCTACTCCTCGTCTTAAATTTTCAAACATATATGTTGCCGTCGACCGGATCACCTGCCGCTATGGAGGGGGTAGCAGTTCACGTCTACAAGATTCCGAGCGCTCTCAGCATATTAAATCTGACGATGATCAAGTCCTTGATGTCTCCACTATCAG gtcaaatactgtGAGGCTTATAGATGATCAGCAAAATATG GTCGGTATAGTACCTAAAAGTGTTGCTATTCAGATGGCTGAAGATGCTGAACTTGACCTT GTTATATTGTCTCCTGATGCAGATCCACCTGTTGTCAAGTTAATGGATTACAA CAAATATAAATACCATCAACACAAGAAGAAAAAAGAGCAGCAGAAGAAAAATGCTG CTCTTCGTATGGATCAGAAAGAGCTCAAAATGGG TTACAACATTGATGTACACGATTATGACGTTCGTTTGAGAGCTGCTAAAAAATTTCTTAAAGATGGTGACAAG GTTAAAGTTATTGTGAACTTAAAAGGTCGTGAAAAGGAGTTCAGAAATAAGGCCATTGAGCTCATGAAGCGTTTTCGCTATGACATTGGGGAGGTAGCCT CTAGGCATTGA